In Glycine max cultivar Williams 82 chromosome 10, Glycine_max_v4.0, whole genome shotgun sequence, the DNA window TGAGATaagtttcttcttcctctcctaATGAACAACACTTGATAGCCATCATACTTCTCCATATCTGATGTTTCTTAAACTTGAAACGGTGAATTTAGGAGTAACTCTCCAATATAATCTCAATCACACATTTGATCTGATAGTCTTCTTTTCTTTACTTGGAGACTCTCCAATTATTTTGGATAGgagagaataattttaaaattgaaactaattttttaactttttgtgtCATGCGTGCACATCATTGGTTAAATATGATCGTCAAATTAATTGACTTGAAAAACATTGGAACTAATTGTTTAACTTTGTGTGACATATACGTGGGAGTTTCAGAACTTTGGTTTTGTTTAAAGATGAGAAGTAGTATTCGTTGGTTAGTGATTACATGCAAATCAATAAGGATTTTGCTGCATTTTTCATgcaaaacatattaataatatatacgttaatttaattaaaaatgtgttaatgacaataatatatatatatatatatatatatatatatatatatatatatatatatataatatttgcaATTAAATGATaagatttcatgaaaatccatgatttatattagtttttaaCATAAAACAACAGCCACACTATcacatgaagaaaaaatatcagATTACTTAACATATATACAGATGCATGATCTCCTAGGTGTACCAACCCCATCAAAGCTTGTAAATTACACATAAAACTGTACCTCTATCTAACAGTTTTGTATTACGTACTTTCCCTCACCAAGTGTCTAACTAAGCAACACTAAATAAGTGGAaaacatatataacaaaattatcacccgaaaaagaataaaacatattgaaaactatattttccctctcatattttaaaattaatttgcttATCAACTAACTCTAGTATCTCAGCAGTGTCTCCATCTAAATGCACATTTTTTTGCACATCAACTTCAATGGCCATGTTCAAATCCAAAGAGAGGCATGGAGTTTTCTCCTCtgatttgttaatattattcttttccATGTCTTCATCGGAAAATGGAGAAGTGGTTCTTGCAGGAGAACAAGCTCTTGGCACTGAACTGAAGCTTTCACTACTGAAAATGACAATTGCATCCTTGAGAGGCACAGATTCACCACCAGGAAGGGTTATAGTTCCACTTTCAATTCCTTTCTTAACACcctttttagaaaaatgatcaaCTTGCTCCAAATCTTCCAAGAAGAACACCCTATGAGGGTTCTCATTCAGTGCTTCCCCAAACCTCTGAAGATAACTGCCACCAAACTCATCTCTTGGTCTTTTATTTTTGGACTCCTCATGAGTGGAAGAGAAACTACTTATACCAATGGAAACAAAGTTACTGTAAGAGCCAAAAACAACTTTAGCTAGCTCTTTTGAGACCATTTCTTTTGCTTGAGAATCCAAacctaaaaagaaaaaccaaatttCTTGCCTATCATCTCTCTTCACTAAGTGATTCACTCCTTCTCTCATTCCTGACCTGCAAAGAAGCACAGTGCTTGCAATCTCCTTAACTATTTCTTTCTGTTGTGAAACCTTTTTCAACAATGCATCACAGAGAATCTTTAGATTTTCATCATTATGCTCCTTGAATATTTGAGTGCTGTCCAAACCTTCCACTGCCTCACTTGAAGAAGCAGAATTGGGGCTAGAATTGGGATTTGACAAAAGGTCTGGCTTAGGAATGTTCTTCTCTGGCATGAACATTATCAAGTTTCCTTCATAGGAATCATCACTAACAGTAGTCTCAGTGTATAACTCACATTCTTTAGGTACTTGTTTTGGTTCAGAAATGAGTGGCCAATTTAGGTGTTTCAGATTCAAACTAAGCTTTCTTTCATGTGAAGAGACTGAAGTAGGGGATGAAGGAGaggatgaaatgaaaaaaaattgtttctcagGATTGGAAGGAAATCCATGCGCTGAACTGCAAAATGAGTTCCATTTCTTACAAATATCCCTAAGCTTAGCATTTTCCTggttcaaaacaaaaaacacagaAACATCAGTTATCAAGACTTTTGTCCATAAATTAATgccttattattaattattttgaattaagagTGGTTAATTAAGATAAGAACCTGATTCTCCATGATGCGACTTCTCTCTTCCTTGCAATTTTGGAGCCATGTTGGCAAGTTAGTGGTGCAATCTCTCTTGCTTATAGTAATACTATTAGTGGTGCTTTTAgcttctttttcaaaatttaatgagaAATCTCTGCAGCAAGTTAGATACTTGCGCACTTTGGCTCGTTCTTCAAAAGATTCGTCCTTGAATGTTACCTTGCTTCTCTCCTGAACTTGAAAATCACTGAAACAGAAAAACAACAGCAAATTCAATatcactaaaaaaatacaataatagtAACACTCAAAGCAGAAAATAGAGAAGTATATAGAAGGATGAATTAACTACCTATCAAAAGTTAAACCAAGTCTCAAGGATGATAGTAACACTGGAACTGTAAAGAGGTGAAGATCCCAAATAGTTTCAAGGGAGGGGTGACATGCTTGGCCCTTCATGTATGTTCCAAAAGTTGCAATCCCCATAAGCCACAATCTACCATTCTCCCCATTTCCactaatcaattttttaagcTCCATCACTATATGCACCACAGAACAGTAGTAGTTTGTTCTTTGCTCACAGTAACTTGACCAGAACTCAAACAACCACTTCAGATCACCCAAGTATAGAATAAACCCTCTTCCCACATGACTTTTTACAAGGTTTCTAAGCTCCACAAGCTTCCTTTCAACCTCCTTCTTGCCAATGTTCCTGAAGGAGACAAGAGGGAGACTCACAAATTGTACAAACCTCAACTCTCCTTGAACACTCCCTCTCTCTAAATTCTCTATCAGTCCCCTAACTATTCCCTCAGGACTAGCAAGACTCTCCCCAACAATGACTGTGTTTCTTCTCTTGCTCACAAGTTCGCTCAAAACACTAGTTACATCATCTACTACATGATCACCAGCATCATCATGAACAAGGTCCTCCATAGACTTGAATGAGCCTCCAAAATGACCAAAGGATCTAGAAGGGGGCATGCTGCTAGTACCACCACCAAGAACTTGAAGCTCGGTGGTGTTTTCCTTGGAATAAGCTTGTTGCTGTGAACAAACTAATTCCATTGAAACAGCTTGTTCAACCCTTGTTTTAACAAGGGAGCTAGAGAAACCAGCTTCTCGCATGACCCTACTAATACTAGGGTCATCAAGGATAGAGACTATGAGCTGCTCCACCTTAATCTTTAAAGTCAAAATGGGTTGCTGCTGGTTCTGATCAATGGATCCACGGCGTTGGTGAGCCTGAGCACGTTTGAAGGCTGCAACCAAGGCATTGGAAAGTGAGGGAGTAGTAGTGGTGGAATTATATGGAGGACTTATCAGAAGAGGGTTTGGTGTGGATGCTGGCAAACGGTTGAGGGAAACGTTGAAGCAAAGTTCCAATGCCTTGTATTGGAGAGGGTGAGAGTGGCATTGAAGGCAAGCTTTGCGGAGAAGGCCTGTGGAAGTAGCAAGCATGACAGTGGCAATGTGAAGAGGGGTCACTTGAGCATGCCCTCTTCTTGTGGCAAGAGTAACAGCTTGTTTAACTAGGGTTGCAGCCTCTGATGTCAGAGCCTGTAGCTGTATGCTGCAAACTCCTGCTCTCATCTTTTTCCAACTTGTTGCAGCTtccacaacaacaataataccTCACAAAAGAGAATTTGGAGTtttggttaaacaaaaaaacctTTGGATATCACTATTTCAAAGATTAGTTTTTGACTCTTAATCAGCGATATACTaggtttagaaaaaaataatttcaatggaGATTTGGTTCAATGAGGTTCAACAATTTGGtttgaaaacaataataaaattctaTTGCTCAGATATTGGTAGTATGAGGAAGATGCaggtatatatatgtgtgtgctAGCTTATAGCAGTGCATTTGAGGACACACCAAGACTAGTGTCTGCGCCATTGATATGATGAGGGTTTTGTGCCTTTCTTGTCACTGAGGCAAATTTTGGCTTTGCATGTGAAAGTGGATTGCATGTGATgcaactttctctctctctctctctctctctctctctctctctctgtgatTTGTATGTAAAGTTATGTGGATTATCAAAAGCTGCTTCTATTCAATCTTGTGGTACTATAAAAAATGTTGCAAAGCAACGAGCTAGCTTTAATCACAGTGAATGGAATAATTACTTTTGTCATGAATAAGCTCAAAACTTGATGATGGAAAGACAAAGAGAAAAAGGgtgggaaaaaaaagagagaggtgTATAAAAGGAGGGTGTTTCTGCCAACAACGAGGTAGTGAGGAAAAAGAGGAGAGGACGGCCTGTCTGTTTGAATGCACAGTGAACAGTGGTGGTTGTTTGATTGGCTTTGTAATCTCGAAGAGATCAAGGAgaggaataataataataatgataataataataatgataataataattgaatgattgatgaaataatgcctcataaatcaaataaaataatagtttatatGGCCCCATAAATGTTCTTGAAACGTGTCTATTTGTGTTTTTCTTCTAATTCATTCCAAAAGTTGGCTTTCTTCAACATTTAATATGTCCAAATCATGGTTTTCTGCTCTGTCTCTATAAATAGATGATAGCCTTATAATATGATGACAAAATTGAAGAATGATGGAGcactatataatataatacatgAAAATTGGTTTATACTACCTTCTAAAT includes these proteins:
- the LOC100811773 gene encoding protein SMAX1-LIKE 3, with protein sequence MRAGVCSIQLQALTSEAATLVKQAVTLATRRGHAQVTPLHIATVMLATSTGLLRKACLQCHSHPLQYKALELCFNVSLNRLPASTPNPLLISPPYNSTTTTPSLSNALVAAFKRAQAHQRRGSIDQNQQQPILTLKIKVEQLIVSILDDPSISRVMREAGFSSSLVKTRVEQAVSMELVCSQQQAYSKENTTELQVLGGGTSSMPPSRSFGHFGGSFKSMEDLVHDDAGDHVVDDVTSVLSELVSKRRNTVIVGESLASPEGIVRGLIENLERGSVQGELRFVQFVSLPLVSFRNIGKKEVERKLVELRNLVKSHVGRGFILYLGDLKWLFEFWSSYCEQRTNYYCSVVHIVMELKKLISGNGENGRLWLMGIATFGTYMKGQACHPSLETIWDLHLFTVPVLLSSLRLGLTFDSDFQVQERSKVTFKDESFEERAKVRKYLTCCRDFSLNFEKEAKSTTNSITISKRDCTTNLPTWLQNCKEERSRIMENQENAKLRDICKKWNSFCSSAHGFPSNPEKQFFFISSSPSSPTSVSSHERKLSLNLKHLNWPLISEPKQVPKECELYTETTVSDDSYEGNLIMFMPEKNIPKPDLLSNPNSSPNSASSSEAVEGLDSTQIFKEHNDENLKILCDALLKKVSQQKEIVKEIASTVLLCRSGMREGVNHLVKRDDRQEIWFFFLGLDSQAKEMVSKELAKVVFGSYSNFVSIGISSFSSTHEESKNKRPRDEFGGSYLQRFGEALNENPHRVFFLEDLEQVDHFSKKGVKKGIESGTITLPGGESVPLKDAIVIFSSESFSSVPRACSPARTTSPFSDEDMEKNNINKSEEKTPCLSLDLNMAIEVDVQKNVHLDGDTAEILELVDKQINFKI